The Daucus carota subsp. sativus chromosome 9, DH1 v3.0, whole genome shotgun sequence genome window below encodes:
- the LOC108200443 gene encoding pentatricopeptide repeat-containing protein At5g65560-like — protein MMSRMRRAFTACFSSNAICDKGFLGFLRHGTPALTTTSSSCRVITLLRLHSLSQSPTCRNPNHTPNHLSELQQLLLEKSRVGFDEPDDALRVFDKMLRMKPLPSVMDFTQLLTALVKMKHYSVAVSVFSKMCYFSIPVNIVTYSIVINCCSHLKRVDYGFALLAAIFKRGFVPDVVTYTTLVRGLVSQDKFLEAELMFKNLLEHNQIEPDAVIFNTIINGLCKTGNTSQAMRLLRYMEKTRCMPCVVTYSTVINSLSKDRLVDDALGLLAEMSDKGIQPDVVTYSSLIQGLCNLNRWDDITQLLKDMDRHKISSNKHTYSILVDAHAKDGKVRDAEYLIELMIRRGQNPNVVTYSALMDGYCLRGELDKAFALLRTMRNEGILPNTQTYTILINGYCKKMKVDTAIHLLKEMTLKGLTPTIETYNTILDGLFRARRLDEAQKFYRKMLNQGVKLDIVTCRILLHGLCWNGLAGEAMSVLHEMESCGLVPDIRIYSILIHGLFKDGKVDEARNLLHNVRLKGLHPDFISYNIMIQGFCQEGLLEEAYKILLEMEENNCLPNEVTYNTLIRGCFKNKMYDGACVLIDEMCAHGFKADASTTSMLFDLLQSKEQDPALLAMQKKFMPFEGESIFKDEWKKEKVNLRKGKVSARVRRMMSRMRSAFTACFSSNAICDKAFLGSLRPGTTALTTTSSCRVNIAFLRLHSLSQPPTCANPNHIPNHLTEFQQLLLEKSRVGFDKPEDALRLFDKMLRMKPLPSVINFTQLLSALVKMKHYSVAVSVFSKMCSFSIPVNIITYSIVINCCCHLKRVDYGFALLAAIFKRGFVPDVVTYTTLLRGLISQDKFLEAELMFSYLLQHNQIEPDAVIFTTITNGLCKTGNTSQAMRLLRYMEKKGCMPGLVTYNTIIDSMSKDRLVDDALGLLAEMSDKGIQPSVVTYSSLIHGMCNLNRWDDITQLLKDMDRHKISPDKHTYSILVDAHARDGKVKDAEYLIELMIRRGQNPDVVTYSALMDGYCLRGELDKAFAVLSTMISKGIFPDTQTYTILINGYCKKMKVDTAIHLLEEMTLKGLTPTVETYNTILDGLFRARRLNEAHKFYKNMLNQGVKLNIVTCRILLHGLCCNGLAGEAMSVFRDMESCGLLPDIHIYNILIHGLFKDGKVDEARSLFHNLRLKGLRPSVISYNIMIQGFCQEGLLEEAYKILLEMEENNCLPNEVTYNTLIRGCFKNKKYDGACVLIDEMFAHGFKADASTTSMLFDLLQSKEQDPALLAMKKKFMP, from the exons ATGATGTCGAGAATGAGGAGGGCTTTCACTGCTTGCTTCAGCTCAAACGCTATTTGTGACAAGGGCTTTCTTGGTTTCCTGAGACACGGTACTCCTGCTCTTACTACTACTAGTTCTTCTTGTCGTGTTATTACATTGCTTCGTTTGCATTCACTCTCTCAATCCCCCACTTGCCGTAACCCTAATCACACACCCAATCATCTCTCCGAACTTCAACAATTATTGTTGGAGAAATCTAGAGTTGGTTTTGATGAGCCTGATGATGCTCTTcgagtgtttgataaaatgctcCGTATGAAACCTCTGCCTAGTGTTATGGACTTTACTCAACTCTTGACCGCCCTTGTCAAGATGAAACATTACTCCGTGGCCGTCTCTGTCTTTTCAAAGATGTGCTATTTTAGCATTCCTGTTAATATAGTTACTTATAGTATTGTAATCAACTGTTGTTCCCATTTGAAACGCGTTGATTATGGGTTTGCGCTGTTGGCTGCCATCTTTAAGCGTGGTTTTGTCCCAGATGTTGTTACCTACACAACTCTAGTTAGGGGGCTCGTTTCCCAGGACAAGTTTCTCGAGGCTGAGCTTATGTTCAAGAACCTTCTCGAGCACAATCAAATTGAGCCTGATGCAGTTATCTTTAACACCATTATCAATGGCCTTTGCAAAACAGGCAACACTTCCCAGGCTATGAGGTTGCTCAGATACATGGAGAAGACACGTTGTATGCCCTGCGTAGTAACTTATAGCACTGTTATTAATAGTTTGTCCAAAGACAGATTAGTCGATGATGCTTTGGGTCTTCTTGCCGAAATGAGTGACAAAGGCATTCAACCAGATGTTGTAACCTATAGCTCGTTAATTCAAGGTCTGTGCAACCTTAACCGATGGGATGATATAACACAATTGTTAAAAGATATGGACAGACACAAAATTTCTTCAAACAAGCATACCTACAGTATATTGGTTGATGCACATGCGAAAGATGGAAAGGTCAGAGATGCTGAGTATCTGATAGAGTTAATGATTCGAAGAGGCCAAAATCCTAATGTAGTCACCTACAGTGCACTTATGGATGGATACTGCTTGAGAGGAGAATTGGATAAAGCGTTTGCACTGCTCAGAACCATGAGAAATGAGGGGATTTTGCCCAACACTCAGACCTATACCATATTGATCAATGGTTATTGTAAGAAGATGAAAGTAGACACAGCAATACATCTCTTAAAAGAAATGACCCTGAAAGGTTTAACACCTACAATTGAAACGTACAATACTATTCTGGATGGGTTATTTCGTGCGCGTAGGCTTGATGAAGCACAAAAGTTTTATAGGAAGATGTTAAACCAAGGTGTTAAACTGGATATAGTGACATGCAGGATCTTGTTGCACGGACTTTGCTGGAATGGACTTGCTGGTGAAGCAATGTCCGTGTTGCATGAGATGGAGTCATGTGGCTTAGTTCCTGATATACGCATTTATAGTATTCTGATTCATGGATTGTTCAAGGACGGCAAGGTTGACGAGGCAAGAAACCTTCTTCATAATGTTCGTTTGAAGGGTTTACACCCTGATTTCATATCTTACAACATTATGATCCAAGGATTCTGTCAAGAGGGGTTGCTGGAAGAAGcatataaaatacttttggaAATGGAAGAAAACAATTGCTTGCCTAATGAAGTTACATACAACACTCTTATCCGTGGATGCTTTAAGAATAAGATGTATGATGGAGCTTGTGTACTTATAGATGAGATGTGTGCTCATGGTTTCAAAGCAGATGCCTCTACCACCTCCATGCTATTCGATTTGTTGCAATCGAAGGAGCAGGATCCCGCACTCCTTGCTATGCAGAAGAAGTTCATGCCT TTCGAGGGGGAGAGCATTTTTAAAGACGAATGGAAAAAAGAGAAAGTAAACTTGCGAAAAGGGAAAGTAAGTGCGAGAGTGAGGAGGATGATGTCGAGAATGAGAAGCGCTTTCACTGCTTGCTTCAGCTCAAACGCTATTTGTGACAAGGCCTTTCTTGGATCTCTGAGACCCGGTACTACTGCTCTTACTACTACTAGTTCTTGTCGTGTTAATATTGCATTTCTTCGATTGCATTCACTTTCTCAACCCCCCACTTGCGCTAACCCTAATCACATACCCAATCATCTTACGGAATTTCAACAATTACTGTTGGAGAAATCTAGAGTTGGTTTTGATAAGCCTGAGGATGCTCTTagattgtttgataaaatgctcCGTATGAAACCTCTGCCTAGTGTCATCAACTTTACTCAACTCTTGTCCGCCCTTGTCAAGATGAAACATTACTCTGTGGCTGTCTCCGTCTTTTCAAAGATGTGCTCTTTTAGCATTCCTGTTAATATAATTACTTATAGTATTGTAATCAACTGTTGTTGCCATTTGAAACGTGTTGATTATGGCTTTGCGCTGTTGGCTGCCATCTTTAAGCGTGGTTTTGTCCCAGATGTTGTTACCTACACAACTCTTCTTAGGGGTCTCATTTCCCAGGACAAGTTTCTCGAGGCTGAGCTTATGTTCTCTTACCTTCTCCAGCACAATCAGATTGAGCCTGATGCAGTTATCTTTACCACGATTACTAATGGCCTCTGCAAAACAGGCAACACCTCCCAGGCTATGAGGTTGCTTAGATACATGGAGAAGAAAGGTTGTATGCCGGGCCTAGTCACTTACAACACTATTATTGATAGTATGTCCAAAGACAGATTAGTCGATGATGCTTTGGGTCTTCTTGCTGAAATGAGTGACAAAGGCATTCAACCAAGTGTTGTAACCTATAGCTCTTTAATTCATGGCATGTGCAACCTCAATCGGTGGGATGATATAACACAATTGTTAAAAGATATGGACAGACACAAAATTTCTCCAGATAAGCATACCTACAGTATATTGGTTGATGCACATGCCAGAGATGGAAAGGTCAAAGATGCTGAGTATCTGATTGAGTTAATGATTCGAAGAGGCCAAAATCCTGATGTAGTCACCTACAGTGCACTTATGGATGGATACTGCTTGAGAGGAGAATTGGATAAAGCGTTTGCAGTGCTCAGTACCATGATAAGTAAGGGGATTTTTCCTGACACTCAGACCTATACTATATTGATCAATGGTTATTGTAAGAAGATGAAAGTAGACACAGCGATACATCTCTTAGAAGAAATGACCCTGAAAGGTTTAACACCTACAGTTGAAACGTACAATACTATTCTGGATGGGTTATTTCGTGCGCGTAGGCTTAATGAAGCACATAAGTTTTATAAGAATATGTTAAATCAAGGTGTTAAACTGAATATAGTGACATGCAGGATCTTGTTGCATGGACTTTGCTGCAATGGACTTGCTGGTGAAGCAATGTCTGTGTTTCGTGACATGGAGTCATGTGGCTTACTTCCTGATATACACATTTATAATATTCTGATTCATGGATTGTTCAAGGACGGCAAGGTTGACGAGGCCAGAAGCCTTTTTCATAATCTTCGTTTGAAGGGTTTACGGCCTAGTGTCATATCTTACAACATTATGATCCAAGGATTCTGTCAAGAGGGGTTGCTGGAAGAAGcatataaaatacttttggaAATGGAAGAAAACAATTGCTTGCCTAATGAAGTTACATACAACACTCTTATCCGTGGATGCTTTAAGAATAAGAAGTATGATGGAGCTTGTGTACTTATAGATGAGATGTTTGCTCATGGTTTCAAAGCAGATGCCTCTACCACCTCCATGCTATTCGATTTGCTGCAATCGAAGGAGCAGGACCCCGCACTCCTTGCTATGAAGAAGAAATTCATGCCTTGA